A window of Chaetodon auriga isolate fChaAug3 chromosome 2, fChaAug3.hap1, whole genome shotgun sequence contains these coding sequences:
- the LOC143328833 gene encoding alpha-1,3-galactosyltransferase 2-like, which translates to MGCLQKMKSGLKCVLCVPIVLCVLYSTAPSLRLLRGILPMDKCPLESGAMLSVENSVDASLNLRSRADVQTCTPWKAPIMWDGMFDPDLYDLMHKSEGSSVALTVFAVGRYLDAYLQAFLNSSEQHFMLGLPVTYYVFTDEPEKIPEIQLAPQRSMKVVKVERHSRWQDISMMRMKTISEVIESDIRHSCTHVFCFDVDQVFAGRFGSEALGDSVALLHAHYYHLPKMMFTYDRNPNSKAYMESGDFYYHAAIFGGSWKSVKALTEACYRSIMEDKHNNVEALWHDESHLNKYMWLHKPSRVLSPEYCWDTSIGNRSDIRVTRLLWAPKHYDTLRTG; encoded by the exons ATGGG ATGCCTTCAGAAGATGAAAAGTGGCTTGAAATGTGTGCTTTGCGTTCCTATTGTGCTCTGTGTTCTGTACTCTACAGCCCCGTCTTTGAG acttttaAGGGGCATCCTACCAATGGACAAATGCCCGTTGGAAAGTGGAGCGATGCTGTCGGTGGAAAACAGCGTGGACGCCAGCCTCAATCTGAG GTCAAGAGCTGACGTGCAAACTTGCACACCGTGGAAAGCTCCCATCATGTGGGACGGCATGTTTGACCCCGATCTTTACGACCTGATGCACAAGAGTGAGGGATCCTCTGTGGCTCTCACGGTGTTCGCTGTGGGCAG GTACCTGGATGCTTACCTACAGGCCTTCCTGAACTCATCAGAGCAGCACTTTATGCTGGGTTTGCCCGTCACTTATTATGTGTTTACGGACGAGCCAGAGAAGATTCCAGAGATCCAGCTCGCTCCTCAGCGAAGCATGAAGGTTGTCAAAGTGGAGAGGCACTCCAGGTGGCAGGACATCTCCATGATGCGAATGAAGACGATATCAGAGGTCATCGAGTCGGACATTCGCCACAGCTGCACGCACGTCTTCTGCTTTGACGTGGACCAGGTGTTTGCTGGGAGATTTGGGTCGGAGGCTCTGGGAGATTCTGTAGCTCTGCTCCACGCCCACTACTACCACCTCCCAAAGATGATGTTTACCTATGACCGCAACCCAAACTCCAAGGCGTACATGGAAAGTGGGGATTTCTACTACCACGCTGCCATCTTTGGAGGCTCGTGGAAGAGCGTGAAGGCCCTGACTGAGGCCTGCTATCGGAGCATCAtggaggacaaacacaacaacGTGGAGGCTCTGTGGCACGATGAGAGTCACCTCAACAAGTACATGTGGCTTCATAAACCAAGCAGGGTGCTCTCCCCAGAGTACTGCTGGGACACCAGCATCGGCAACAGGAGTGACATACGAGTCACGAGGCTACTGTGGGCGCCAAAACATTATGACACACTCCGCACAGGTTAG